One Weissella ceti DNA window includes the following coding sequences:
- a CDS encoding catalase — protein MSDNQTLTTKSGQPVANNDHALTAGPRGPLLMQDYQLVEKLAHFNRERIPERIVHAKGSGAMGTFTLTHDMSAYTKADVFNGEGKQTDVFARFSSVAGEQGYPDTLRDVHGFAVRFYTNDGNYDIVGNNTPVFFINDPYKFPDFIHSQKRDPRTGLRDDNMQWDYFAHSPESLHQVTILFSDRGLPYGYGYMHGYGSHTYKWVNADGEQFWVKYHFKSNHGIKNMSPQDAKLMASENTDWHRQEMYAAIEEGDYPSWTLKVQVIPYDEGLAYKHDIFDVTNVVSQKDYPLIEVGQFELNRNPDNFFKDVEQAALAPSNLVPGIEASPDKVLQGRLFGYADAQRYRLGANYQDLKVNQPHQPVHTYERDGHMTTDNSQGDVNYAPNSHQGPLADPHASIHGDVVSGQTGAYEPVDPDFYSQAGDLYRLMSENEKESLTQAIADSLGHIDSKENQQLQIALFAKADPDYGQRVHDKIMALSDNK, from the coding sequence ATGTCAGACAATCAAACACTTACCACAAAAAGCGGTCAACCCGTTGCCAACAATGATCATGCTTTGACCGCTGGTCCACGTGGACCGCTATTGATGCAAGACTATCAATTGGTTGAGAAGTTAGCACATTTCAATCGTGAACGCATTCCAGAACGGATTGTCCATGCCAAAGGATCTGGTGCAATGGGGACATTCACTTTGACACATGACATGTCTGCATATACCAAGGCGGATGTCTTTAACGGTGAGGGTAAACAAACCGATGTTTTTGCTCGTTTCTCTTCTGTGGCGGGTGAACAAGGTTATCCAGATACTCTCCGAGACGTTCATGGTTTCGCGGTACGATTCTATACTAATGACGGAAATTATGACATTGTTGGAAATAATACGCCGGTCTTCTTCATCAACGATCCTTATAAATTCCCAGACTTCATTCATTCACAAAAACGCGACCCACGTACAGGGCTGCGTGATGATAATATGCAATGGGATTATTTTGCCCATTCTCCAGAAAGTCTACACCAAGTGACCATCTTATTCTCAGATCGTGGTCTACCGTATGGTTATGGCTACATGCATGGATACGGTTCACACACGTATAAGTGGGTGAATGCCGATGGGGAACAATTCTGGGTGAAATATCACTTCAAGTCAAACCATGGTATCAAGAACATGTCACCACAAGATGCGAAATTAATGGCTAGTGAGAATACTGATTGGCATCGTCAAGAAATGTATGCAGCCATTGAAGAGGGTGATTATCCATCTTGGACACTGAAAGTACAAGTTATCCCGTATGACGAAGGTCTTGCCTACAAACATGATATTTTTGATGTCACAAATGTTGTATCACAAAAAGACTATCCGTTAATTGAAGTCGGTCAATTTGAATTGAACCGCAATCCTGATAATTTCTTTAAGGATGTCGAACAAGCAGCTTTGGCACCTTCAAACTTGGTCCCAGGTATTGAAGCATCACCAGACAAAGTATTGCAGGGACGTTTGTTCGGATACGCCGATGCACAACGCTATCGTCTAGGTGCTAATTATCAAGATTTAAAGGTTAATCAACCACATCAACCCGTTCACACCTATGAACGTGATGGACACATGACAACCGATAATAGTCAGGGTGACGTAAACTATGCACCTAATAGCCATCAAGGTCCTTTAGCTGACCCACATGCAAGTATTCATGGTGATGTTGTAAGTGGCCAAACTGGTGCATACGAACCAGTAGATCCTGATTTTTACTCTCAAGCAGGTGATCTGTATCGTCTAATGTCTGAAAATGAAAAGGAAAGTTTAACACAAGCAATTGCTGATTCACTAGGACATATTGATTCTAAGGAAAATCAACAGTTACAGATTGCTTTGTTTGCCAAAGCTGATCCAGACTATGGTCAACGTGTCCATGATAAAATCATGGCACTATCTGATAACAAATAA
- a CDS encoding GH-E family nuclease: protein MHICKQQYLKLYLKLLTSFMIGVASLLIGTITIDAAQTTAAHKTPTVKKHVLDDLALTVHQQNTTPQLAVTNVSRNKPAKKVAAKKKAPKKVAPKKKATVKKKAPKKVAPKKKATVKKNAPKKAAPKKKTPTKKKNTKSIRKQVKPKTTKKKKAAPVRKNKLAPLYNAPFIKNGKPHGRPQLTGAKRLAFEKKVYNWQIKNSPDGKLRDPYPPREILHWKPGQSRKNKVDFGHKKHHEYKKWFDMYKYRKITLQQFKAHEFDPNNFYIQAIGKNRSRIYEAK, encoded by the coding sequence ATGCATATTTGTAAGCAACAATACTTAAAGTTATATCTTAAATTATTAACCTCATTCATGATTGGTGTTGCATCCTTACTAATTGGAACAATCACCATTGATGCAGCGCAAACTACGGCTGCACATAAAACACCAACGGTTAAAAAACACGTACTTGATGACTTAGCGCTAACTGTTCATCAACAGAATACGACTCCACAGTTAGCGGTTACCAACGTTTCGCGAAATAAACCTGCCAAAAAAGTTGCTGCTAAGAAAAAAGCTCCTAAGAAAGTAGCTCCTAAAAAGAAAGCCACTGTTAAGAAAAAAGCCCCTAAGAAAGTAGCTCCTAAAAAGAAAGCCACTGTTAAGAAGAACGCTCCTAAGAAAGCTGCTCCTAAAAAGAAAACTCCTACAAAGAAGAAAAACACAAAATCTATTCGTAAACAGGTAAAGCCAAAAACAACCAAGAAAAAGAAAGCAGCGCCTGTTCGTAAAAACAAATTAGCGCCACTATATAATGCTCCCTTTATCAAAAATGGTAAGCCTCATGGTCGCCCTCAATTGACGGGTGCCAAGCGTTTAGCCTTTGAGAAAAAAGTTTATAATTGGCAAATTAAAAACAGCCCGGATGGTAAGTTACGTGATCCTTATCCTCCACGTGAAATTTTGCATTGGAAGCCCGGTCAATCACGTAAAAACAAAGTTGATTTCGGACATAAGAAGCATCATGAATATAAGAAGTGGTTTGATATGTATAAATATCGCAAAATTACATTACAACAATTCAAAGCTCATGAATTTGACCCAAACAACTTCTATATTCAAGCAATAGGAAAGAACCGTAGTCGTATTTACGAAGCAAAATAA
- a CDS encoding ankyrin repeat domain-containing protein, whose protein sequence is MMELSTIANLSVIEFKQAVIQEQAYNLVDDYNGSSLLQLVISQQESDGYQATDIYDKSEFLLMHGANINHQSDDGRTALHDFFFEVPRPTVEHENKIVDLLLSHKIDVNLQDKFGATAFQYAITNNALSTKENETMYTKMLQAGANYTLNDNFNHNILYYCHEFSERKAVLSLIEMYGQYSLSD, encoded by the coding sequence ATGATGGAACTTAGTACAATTGCCAATTTAAGTGTCATTGAGTTTAAACAAGCAGTCATTCAGGAACAAGCATATAACTTAGTAGATGATTATAACGGATCTTCATTGTTGCAACTTGTTATTTCTCAACAAGAATCGGATGGATATCAGGCTACTGACATTTATGATAAATCTGAATTTTTACTAATGCACGGCGCTAATATCAATCATCAAAGCGATGATGGGCGAACTGCCTTGCATGATTTCTTTTTTGAAGTTCCACGACCAACTGTAGAACATGAAAATAAAATTGTTGATCTATTGTTGAGTCATAAAATTGATGTTAATTTACAAGATAAGTTTGGTGCAACCGCATTTCAATATGCCATAACGAACAATGCACTTTCTACTAAAGAGAATGAAACGATGTACACAAAGATGTTGCAAGCAGGGGCAAATTATACATTGAATGATAATTTCAATCATAATATATTGTACTATTGTCATGAATTTTCAGAACGAAAAGCAGTTCTATCTTTGATTGAAATGTATGGTCAATACTCATTATCTGATTAA
- a CDS encoding alpha-hydroxy-acid oxidizing protein: MTYKASELEGKISFVNTKDLEREAAKVIPAGGYGYINSGAGDLITLHENETAFEHVKIEPGVLHGVENPDTHVVFDGMHLTAPIIMAPVAAHGLANTQGEIASAAGVARFGTIYTASSFATKSLEEMREAAGPEASQFFQFYMSKDNAINDQIIAAAEESGARAIVLTADATVGGNREADKRNGFTFPLAMPIVQAYQSGVGQTMDAVYKSAKQKLSPADVSYITSRTDLPVYVKGVQNPNDVEPILAAGAGGIWVSNHGGRQLDGGPAAFDSLKRIADVVDHRVPIVFDSGVRRGQHVFKALASGADLVAIGRPVIYGLALGGSVGVEQVFDFFQNELQLVMQLAGTQTIDDVKNFQLLANPYA, encoded by the coding sequence ATGACATATAAAGCGAGTGAGCTTGAGGGGAAAATTTCGTTTGTCAACACGAAAGATTTGGAACGCGAAGCAGCAAAGGTAATTCCTGCTGGTGGATATGGTTACATTAATAGTGGTGCTGGTGATTTAATCACATTACATGAAAATGAAACTGCATTTGAACATGTAAAAATTGAACCAGGTGTTCTACACGGCGTTGAAAATCCAGATACGCATGTTGTCTTTGATGGCATGCATCTAACTGCACCAATTATTATGGCACCTGTTGCCGCACATGGATTGGCCAATACCCAAGGTGAAATTGCTTCAGCTGCTGGAGTGGCACGTTTCGGTACTATTTACACAGCTTCATCATTTGCTACAAAATCATTAGAAGAAATGCGTGAGGCTGCTGGACCAGAAGCCTCACAGTTTTTCCAATTCTATATGTCTAAAGACAATGCAATTAACGATCAGATTATTGCAGCTGCGGAGGAAAGTGGGGCACGTGCTATTGTGTTAACTGCTGATGCAACAGTTGGTGGAAATCGTGAAGCTGACAAACGTAACGGATTTACTTTTCCACTTGCTATGCCAATTGTGCAAGCTTATCAAAGTGGCGTAGGGCAAACAATGGACGCAGTATACAAATCAGCCAAGCAAAAGTTAAGTCCAGCAGATGTCAGCTATATTACTTCGCGTACTGATCTACCAGTTTACGTTAAGGGAGTTCAAAATCCGAATGATGTCGAACCAATTCTCGCCGCTGGGGCGGGAGGAATTTGGGTTTCAAATCATGGTGGTCGTCAATTGGATGGTGGTCCCGCTGCATTTGATTCATTAAAGCGAATTGCCGACGTTGTTGATCACCGTGTGCCGATTGTCTTTGATAGTGGGGTTCGTCGTGGACAACACGTCTTTAAGGCATTGGCATCTGGGGCAGATCTAGTCGCAATCGGTCGGCCAGTTATTTACGGCTTAGCCCTTGGTGGAAGCGTAGGTGTTGAGCAAGTCTTTGATTTCTTCCAAAATGAATTACAATTAGTCATGCAATTGGCAGGTACGCAAACAATTGATGATGTTAAAAATTTCCAATTATTGGCAAACCCATATGCTTAA
- a CDS encoding helix-turn-helix domain-containing protein has product MWLLSNRETRCILVQNYLTSHAGTKISLQALATELNISRYNIQQALEILESIYQAEFSDDVPSFTFLDQNRSIQISAVQMINVEPIKKIFLNDSTKMALLNICFLEQHHSIDSVLSATNISYTLLRNYIKEMNRYLSDMDIYISKKFTLEGNEINIRRLMFETYYLHFDYETVSLEDYSFTKIPCLSDILPETVKLSPTRKKAYRITNIIWSLRLQHNHTISNELHFIDLNKAQALQPDVYNIILCAYDRLYVDLTEVDKAMELECALLTSILMNDIPAEVVPKLLTSEMNHQLQAISNIIQAEFTKLFHQEMTDDETREIGQKLVITNLQLLLMHHTIIAHPTYKTVGSTLYTISQELSEHTVTAIIDHLNVHNLENINSITIEYMTVLHHFLIATQGKYLPIASVHIDMIDLPNLKDEITYILQHHSLINVNILKDSTQNADIIISDTSVYNAHSQNIVWRDLPDDEDICNFHKIVINIIKNKVKNHRK; this is encoded by the coding sequence ATGTGGTTATTAAGTAATCGTGAAACAAGATGTATTTTAGTACAAAATTATTTAACCTCACACGCAGGTACAAAAATTAGTTTACAAGCACTAGCAACAGAACTAAATATTTCGCGCTATAACATTCAGCAAGCCCTTGAAATACTAGAATCTATCTATCAAGCTGAATTTTCTGATGATGTACCTAGTTTTACGTTCCTCGATCAAAACCGCAGTATCCAAATTTCGGCCGTTCAAATGATTAATGTAGAACCAATAAAAAAAATATTTCTAAATGATTCAACTAAAATGGCATTGTTAAATATTTGTTTTCTAGAACAACATCACTCAATTGACAGCGTATTATCTGCAACCAACATTAGTTATACATTATTGCGTAACTATATTAAAGAAATGAATCGATACTTATCTGACATGGATATTTATATCTCGAAAAAATTCACTTTAGAAGGAAATGAAATAAATATTCGCCGACTAATGTTTGAAACATATTATCTTCATTTTGATTATGAAACAGTGTCACTGGAAGATTATTCTTTTACTAAAATCCCTTGTTTAAGCGATATATTACCCGAAACCGTCAAGCTATCACCAACACGAAAGAAAGCTTATCGTATCACTAATATTATTTGGTCACTGCGTTTACAACATAACCATACGATTTCAAATGAACTTCATTTTATTGATTTAAACAAAGCGCAGGCACTACAGCCTGATGTTTACAATATTATTTTGTGTGCATATGATCGTTTGTATGTGGACCTAACAGAAGTAGATAAGGCAATGGAATTAGAATGCGCATTATTAACGTCTATTTTAATGAATGATATTCCAGCAGAAGTCGTACCAAAGTTATTAACTTCTGAAATGAACCATCAATTACAAGCTATTTCAAATATTATACAAGCTGAATTCACCAAATTATTCCACCAAGAAATGACAGATGATGAAACAAGAGAAATTGGTCAAAAATTAGTTATCACTAATTTACAATTATTATTGATGCATCATACTATAATTGCTCATCCAACGTATAAAACTGTTGGTTCTACGTTATACACCATCTCACAGGAACTTTCTGAACACACGGTGACAGCTATCATCGATCATCTTAACGTCCATAACTTGGAAAATATTAATAGCATTACAATTGAATACATGACTGTTTTACATCATTTTTTAATTGCAACGCAGGGGAAATACTTACCCATAGCCTCAGTACACATCGATATGATAGATTTACCCAATTTAAAGGATGAAATCACATATATCTTACAGCATCATTCCTTAATTAACGTCAATATTCTTAAAGATTCAACTCAAAATGCCGATATTATTATTTCAGACACTTCAGTTTACAATGCACATAGTCAAAACATTGTATGGCGCGATTTACCAGACGATGAAGATATATGTAATTTCCATAAAATTGTAATAAACATTATAAAGAACAAAGTGAAAAACCATCGAAAATAA
- a CDS encoding IS30 family transposase: protein MESTESKSRKRLTYEERIMIQHYWNDNKLSTAEIGRLLGRSQSTIWRELKKGATVNVNELSNDALLANKHGLLTYSATIAQQYKLSKHAVHGGARKLTFYWKTQIEEYLNDKGWSPEDFVSSFPKCPLSASTIRNYIRKGYIVVDRSAYGHSNHWSHKKPKNVSEREIMGHVMKKQLKDELDSNPVQVVKRLSIESRPASVETRRYFGHWEGDLVISRDHKKSSILVLVERKTRYTVILPIKNRTSVGMIRAIELFLSEYQNYVQSFTFDNGSEFISWQFLESIQVKYGKKTYFAHPYSPYERGTNEQRNRLIRVYAGYSDYDEMTPDDWFKIAEKLNHKPMVQALNGKTPYMLYHSETLRWDRRHKSN, encoded by the coding sequence ATGGAGTCAACTGAATCAAAATCTCGCAAGAGATTAACTTATGAAGAACGTATCATGATCCAACATTATTGGAATGATAATAAACTTTCTACGGCTGAAATTGGACGTTTATTAGGACGTAGTCAATCGACTATATGGCGTGAGTTGAAGAAAGGGGCAACGGTTAATGTTAATGAGTTGTCTAATGACGCTTTATTAGCCAATAAACATGGATTATTAACGTATTCAGCTACTATTGCGCAACAATATAAACTTAGTAAGCATGCCGTTCATGGTGGCGCTAGAAAACTAACGTTTTATTGGAAAACCCAAATTGAAGAGTATTTAAATGATAAAGGTTGGTCACCAGAAGATTTTGTTTCTAGCTTTCCGAAATGTCCTTTGTCTGCGTCCACTATTCGTAACTATATTCGGAAAGGTTATATTGTGGTTGATCGTTCAGCATACGGGCATTCTAATCATTGGTCGCATAAGAAACCTAAAAACGTGTCAGAGCGGGAAATTATGGGGCACGTTATGAAAAAACAACTTAAAGATGAGCTTGATAGTAATCCTGTTCAAGTTGTTAAGCGGTTATCTATTGAATCAAGACCAGCGTCCGTAGAGACTAGACGTTATTTTGGGCATTGGGAAGGTGATTTAGTCATTTCTCGTGATCATAAAAAATCAAGTATATTAGTTCTGGTAGAACGAAAAACCCGTTATACCGTGATATTACCGATTAAAAACCGGACTTCCGTGGGTATGATTCGTGCTATTGAGTTGTTTTTATCAGAATATCAAAATTATGTGCAATCATTTACGTTTGATAATGGTTCAGAGTTTATCTCATGGCAGTTTTTAGAGTCTATTCAAGTGAAATATGGTAAAAAAACGTACTTTGCACACCCGTATTCACCATATGAACGTGGTACAAATGAACAACGTAATCGACTTATACGGGTCTATGCAGGGTATTCTGATTATGACGAAATGACACCTGATGACTGGTTTAAAATTGCGGAGAAGCTAAATCATAAACCTATGGTACAAGCATTAAATGGTAAAACACCATATATGCTTTATCATAGTGAAACCTTACGTTGGGATCGAAGACATAAATCAAATTAA
- a CDS encoding helix-turn-helix domain-containing protein — translation MKNKQGKCSFTYQERRELSNLWEKRWSIKRIARYLDCSEQCIQTELERGNNAYNQGLSDRDLDWLLFYRKYVDYSPKFAQAFVDKYHLNSRLEQHHFTPALKYKLEQKLKLGMSPEKIVQKYADEIPISARMIRIYIKNGYLDF, via the coding sequence ATGAAAAATAAACAAGGTAAATGTTCATTCACTTATCAAGAACGCCGAGAGCTATCTAATTTATGGGAGAAACGCTGGTCAATAAAACGGATTGCCCGTTATTTAGATTGTTCTGAACAATGTATTCAGACTGAATTAGAACGTGGTAATAATGCTTATAATCAAGGTTTATCTGACCGTGATTTAGATTGGTTGTTGTTTTATCGTAAGTATGTTGACTATTCTCCAAAATTTGCACAGGCGTTTGTAGATAAATACCATTTAAACTCTCGATTAGAGCAACATCATTTTACGCCAGCTTTAAAGTATAAATTAGAACAAAAGTTAAAATTAGGCATGTCGCCAGAAAAAATCGTTCAAAAATACGCTGATGAAATCCCTATAAGTGCTCGTATGATACGAATTTATATTAAAAATGGGTATTTAGATTTTTAA
- a CDS encoding type II toxin-antitoxin system RelB/DinJ family antitoxin has translation MSEKLLQLRLDSDVKKKADALFAEQGITIQGAIRIMLHQVANTGKTPFDNVFTGENNEK, from the coding sequence ATGTCTGAAAAGTTACTACAACTTCGTTTAGATTCAGATGTTAAAAAGAAGGCTGACGCACTTTTTGCTGAACAAGGTATAACAATCCAAGGAGCAATTCGGATCATGTTACATCAAGTTGCTAATACCGGTAAAACACCTTTTGACAACGTGTTCACAGGCGAAAATAACGAAAAATAA